ACGCTGGTGAACGGCTCCACCGCCCGGTCCGTCGACGGCACGGGCGGCGGCAAGGCCCTCGCCCTGCCCGGCGGGGCACCCACCTCCGACGGCGCCTATGTCCGTCTCCCCCGCGACGTGGTCGGCGACGCCGGCGACCTGACGGTCTCCGCCCGCGTGAAGTGGAGCGGCGAGAAGTCGTCCTGGCAGCGCATCTTCGACCTGGGCACCGACACCACCAAGTACCTGTTCAGCACCCCGTACAACGGCGATGGGCTGTTCCAGACCTCCGTGACCACCGGCGGAGGCGGCGCGGAGACCCAGGTCCGCGGCTATGCGATGCTCCCGGCGGACGCGTGGCGCACGGTGACCGTCACCCTCGACACCGCGGCCGGCCGGCTGACCACCTACCTCGACGGTGTGGCGGTCTCCTCCTCGGCGACCGGCATCAAGGCCAAGGAGCTGCTGGACGGTTCGGCCACGGCGGCCGGGTACATCGGCAAGTCCTTCTGGCCGGACCCGCTCCTCAAGGGCGCGATCGACGACTTCACGGTGTGGCACTCGGCGTTGAACGCCGACCAGGTGGCCGGCCTGGTCGACGCGGTCCCGACCGTCGGCGAGCTCACGCAGACCTCCTTCGACGTCCGTACGACCACCGGAACCGCCCCGTCCCTGCCCACCGCCGTCCGCTCCGCCTTCTCCGACGGCTACGACCGTGACACCCCGATCGCCTGGGACGCCGTACCGGCCGAGAAGTACGCCCGGCCCGGCACCTTCACCGTGGCGGGCAGGGCGGCCGGACGGACCGTCGAGGCGACCGTCACCGTGGTCCGCGAGGGAGCCCTCACCGTCGACCTCGGCTCGGACACCGGCGCCTTCCACGGCGGCGCCTCCGGCACCCTCTACGGCGTGTACGGACCGGACGTCCCCACGAACAACCTGATGGAGGGTATGGGCCTGCGCACGGTCTCCACCAAGGCACAGGACGGCCCGCAGCACCCCGGCGCCGATGCCCTGGAGGTGGTGAAGCCGCTGGCCGACTCCACCGACGGCGACGTGTACATCTACATGACGGACATCCACCGCGGATTCCCGTACGAGTGGCCCGGCGACACCCCGGCCGAGAAGCTCAAGCTCTACGAGGAGAAGCTTGCCAAGCAGGTCGACCAGGTGCTCCAACTGCCCAAGGAATACCAGGACAACATCGTCTTCGTGCCGTTCAACGAGCCCGAGGGCAACATGTTCGGTACCGGGCAGTGGAGTTACGACAAGGTCAGCTGGCTCAACAACCCTGACGCCTACTTCGCCGCCTGGGACTCGGCGTACAAGCTCATCAAGGACAGGACGCCGGGCGCCCGGATAGCCGGCCCCAACACCAGTGTCCTGTACGACCAGGTGAAGGGCTTCCTCACGCACACCCTGGCCGCCGGCACCCTCCCCGACGTCATCACCTGGCACGAGCTGAGCCACCCGGAGGCGGTGCGCGCGAGCGTCGCCAAGTACCGGTCCTGGGAGAAGGACCTGTTCAAGGGCACGACCCGAGAAGGCACCCAACTCCCCGTCAACATCAACGAGTACGCCTTCAATTACCACACCTCGGTGCCGGGCCAGATGGTCCAGTGGGTGTCCGCGATCGAGGAGTCCAAGGTGGACGCCGACATCGCGTACTGGAACATCGACGGCAACCTCTCCGACTCCGCGGTGCAGTCCAACCGTGGCAACGGCCAGTGGTGGCTGCTGAATTCGTACGCCTCGATGACCGGGCACACGGTGGCGGTGACCCCGCCGTTCCCCGGCGAGAACTACACCATGCAGGGCGTCGCCACGCTCGACTCGAAGAAGAAGCAGGCCAGGCTGATCTTCGGCGGGTCCACCGGCAAGGGCCACATCACCTTCGACGACGTCCCGAAGAAGGTCTTCGGCTCTCAAGTACACGCCTGGGTACGGGAGATCGAGTGGAGCGGCCAGGTCGGCGACAACTCCGGCCCGAAGCTCCTCACGGAGACGAACCTCAAGGTCGGTGACGACGGCAAGGTGGTCGTCGACTTCGGCGACGGCACACTGCCGACGCTGAAGGAGTCGTCGGCGTACGAGATCGTCCTCAGCCCGGCCGGGAAGGCGAAGGCCACGCAGACCGCACCTGTCCGCTGGCAGGGTTCGTACGAGGCGGAGGACGCCGCCCACACCGGGTCCGGCTATTCGAAGAACGGCCCCGAGGGCTCGCCTCGTGACGTGTCGAAGTTCTACACCTCCGGCGGCTACGACGTCGGCGGTCTGCGCACCGGCTCGGACGTCACGCTCGACTTCACCGTGGACGTGCCCGAGGACGGCACCTACGACCTGGGCGTCTTCGCCAACTCCCTGAACACCTACGACAAGGTGAAGGAACAGGGCCCGACGAACGTGTTCCTGCGCGTGGACGGCAAGGCGGACGGCGAGCAGGAGCTCCAACTGCCCCTCGGCTACAAGTGGGTGGTCTGGGACCACACCGACACGCAGGTCCACCTCACCAAGGGCAAGCACACCCTGACGCTCGCCGCGAAGAGCCTCGACGGCAAGCGCGTCACTCAGGGCGACGCCATCGTCGACCGCCTCACCCTGACGCTGCCGGAGTCCTCGGCGGACACCCAGGTGTACGAGGGTGAGCTGGCCTGGCTGAGCGGTGGGGCGCGGCCCGTCTACGACCTGCCGAAGCGCGCGGCCACGGGATCGGGCGCGGCCCGGCTCGGGAAGGGCCAGACGGCCACCTTCTGGGTCTACTCCCCCGCCGACCGCGAGGCCACCCTCGATGTCGACACCCTTGGCGGCACCGGCGCCCGGCTCGCCGTGAACGGCCATGACGTCCTGCACCTGGCCAAGGGCCGGAGCAGCGTCGCGGTCTCCCTCGCGGGCGGCCTCAACAAGGTGACCCTGACCGGGAGTTCGAGCCCCGTGCTGGTCGACCGTCTCTCGGTCACGCCCACCGAGGGCGCCCTGCCGGTGCGGACGTACGAGGCGCAGGACGCCGTACTCACGGGCTCGGCCACACTCACCCCGCTGTCCCTGGCGACCGACGGAACGGCGATCACCGGCATCGGCGGCGCCCCGGGCAACGCCAACACCGCCCAGTTCACTGTCACCGCGGACCGGGCCGGTCTCTACGCCCTGCGCGTCCGCTACTCCAACCCCGAGCAGTCGGAGGCCACCCACTACAACCCGGACCCGCTCGCCCGCCACGCCGACATCACCGTCAACGGCGGTGAGACCCGACGGGTCGGCTTCCCGCACAGCTTCCACCAGAACAACTTCTGGGAGCTGACCGTGCCGGTCCAGCTGAAGAAGGGAGAGAACACCGTCACCTTCCGGTCCGAGGAGCTGCCGAACTTCGACGGCACCACCTACGCCTCGGACACCTTCCCCGGCGTCCTGCTCCGCTCCCGGTACGCGCCGCTGATCGACCGGATCACGGTCGCGCCGTACGCGAGGGAGGTCCGGTGAGCTGATCAGCGCGGGCGCACTTCACCGGGCGTACGGCCGTAGCGGTCGAGGTGGACCCGGGTGAAGTGCGCCTGGTCGCCCACCTGCTCGTGGGCCCGGGCCAGACGCCGTTCGGGCTTGAACTGTTGCGGACACTGCCCGCCGACCGTGATTCCGTGGTCAAGGTCGAGGCCGGCTCCGGGGAGTCAGGACACCCGGAGCCGGCCGTTCACGTCCCCGCCGCGCTCAGCTGTCGTGGCGCGCCCGGGAGGCGGCCTCGGCGAGGACGGGGGCGACTTCGTCGGTGTGCGAGAGGTGCGTTGAGTGCCCGGAGGCGACGCGGACGGTGCGCGTGGCGCGTGCGGCCCACTGTTCCTGCACCGCGGGCGGCAGCGAGGGGTCCTGAGTGGCCACGATGTACGTCTTCGGCAGCCCGTCCGGTGCGGCGCCCAGATCCTCGGTGAAGGCGCGCAGTCCCTGCCAGTTGAGGCGTTTGACGGCCTCGGCGGTGACGTCCGGGTCGACTCCGCTGAAGATGGACTCCTCGGCGTCCCCGGCCTTGACGGCGAGCCCGTCGGGCGAGTGGATCCAGGCGGGCGGGAAGTCGCCCCCCATCCATTCCATCATCGAGGTGCCCTGCTGTAGGGCGAACGCGCCGATGTAGACCAGCTCGACGACCTGGTCCGCCTCAGCGGCGACCCAGGTGGCGGGGACACCGCCGTAGGAGTGGGCGGCGGCGCTGCCCACTGTGGGATTGATGAGAGGTACCTCACGGGGTCATGGCGTCGCGGACGAGGGCGGTGTCCACGAACCGCTCGAAGCGGACGATGAGTCCGCCGCGGACCACGAAGTGATGCCAGGCGGTGGCCGTCGGCGCGCGTGAACGAACGAGGACCCCAACCTGCTCGTCGCTCACCTCGACCGCTGACACCTGGAAGTTCGCAAACGAAGGACGGATCGACGCCCAGATCGCCGACGGCACCTGGGCCGCGATCAACATCTACAACGTTCCCCGCCTTCATGGCGGACCGCGAGCAGCCCCGGGGGTCTTGAGCGTGGCCCTCTCGTCCGCGCTTCGGGATGCTTGCGATGAATCAGGCACGTTCCTGGCATTATGTCCGTTATGCAGCTGCCCGTGCCCTGCCCTGGCCCTCTGATCCCGGACGCCACTGACCGGTTCGATGCTGTGTATCGGGCGGCCAAGGCGCAGCGTGTCGTGTTCGTGGGCATTGAACGTGAGGGTGAGCGGTGGACGGTGAAGGCGGATGCACTGACCGCCGGCCCGGGCCACGTCGTCGACGACTCCGTGAACGTCGCCCTGCGGGCCGCCGTCGTCCGCCTGGTCCGCGAGCGGGAGGCCGGCTCGGATGCCTTTGCGGGGCCGGTGTACTTCATGCTGCACGGCGTGCCGAGCGAGGGGCGGGCCCGCGAGCTCGCTGCGGCTTTCCATGCCGCCCTGTATGGGGATCTGGGGCCGCTGCGCCGTGCGGCGCCCGGTAGGGACGTTGATCAAGACGGTGCCGCTGGTTGAGGTCGCCGGGTGATCTGCCCCGTCCTGAGGGTTGAGCCGGACAGGACGCGTGCACCGTCGTCCGGGGCCTCGGCTTGCTTCCCGCTGTCGGGGCTGGGGCCATGGCAGGCGTCCCTTGGCCGCGAGGTGGGCCGCGCCACGCTCTCCGCTACACCCCGGCCGCCGCGTAGAAGTGCCCGCGCACACGGCGCAGCCACGCCTCCACGGCCGTCTCGTCGGGCTGCTCCGGCAGTGCCGGGCGGGTCTCGGCGAAGGCGGCCTCGTAGTGCGCGAGGAGCGGGCGCGCGGCCGCCGGGTCGGCGGCGACACGGTTGCCGAACTCGACGTACTCCTGCGGGTTTTCGAGGCGGATGGTGAGGTTGCCGGTGGTGTACAGCTCCAGGCCCTGGTGGCACAGCCGTTTGAGGTGACGGGCGTGCTTGGCCGTGCGGGCGTCGGGCTCGCGGTTCTCCAGGCGGCGGAACTGCTGGGTGGCGTACCCGAGATAGGCGTCCCGGACCCGCTGGGCGCTCAGGAACGCGGTGCGCAGGCCGATGAGTTCGTCGCCGAGCGGAGTGCGGACCTCGTACAACTCCGGGGGCAGCCAGGCGAGTTCCATCGCGGTGGGGTTGCCGCCCAGGGCGAGCCTGCACCACTTGGCGGCCTCGTGAAAGGTGCTGTCGGGGTGCGTGGTGACGTGGGACTCCTTCGGCCGGTGCAGGCCGTGCAGGGCTTCGGTCGGTGCGGCGAAGACGCCGAGGCGGTCCACGTCGGAGTCCGCGTGGGCGAGGCCGTAGGCGGTGGAGCCGACGATGCCGGACAGCAGTACGTTCGGGACGGTCATGGTCGGTCACCTCTCCTCGGGGCGGGGTCGTCCGGCCCATTGTGGTGACCTGCGAGGATGCGGTCATCAGATTTATTGGGGCAGGGCATCCGAGGGGAGTCGGCGCGGTGCTGGTCGGGGTGGGGAAGGCTTGGCGGCGGACGGCTCATGCGGCCGTGCTGGTGAGCGTGTTGGCAGGTTGCTCCGGGGCCGCGGAGAAGGACGCGGGGCCGTCCGCGAGCCCGTCGGTGAGCGCCGCCGGGGAAGCCGAGAGCGGTGGCAGGGTCGGCGCGGCCGGCTCCGCCTGTCTCCTGCCGGTCGGTTTCGATCTCGCCGCCGAGTGGAAGGCGGACGCCATCGACGGCTCGGCCGCGGACGCCGAGGCGGACGGCAGCGGTGCGGCCGATGCCGACGAGGACATGGCGTCCCTGCTGCGCCAGGGGCCGGTATCACTGGTGTGCGAGGTCGACGCGAAGCCTGCCGGGCACCTCGGCTTCCTCCGGGTCTTCACCGGCGAGTCCGGCAAGGGCGGCGACGCCCAGGCCGTGCTCAAGGCGTTCGTCACGGCACAGGACGGGGCGAAGAAGGCGAGGTACAGCACGTTCGAGGCGGGCGGCCTCTCCGGTGTCTCGGTCGACTACCTCGCCACCAGCGAACTCCTGGACGAGACGAAGCAGGAGAGCGCCTTCGCCGTCATCACCCCCGACGGCCCCGTCGTCGTCCACCTCGGCGGCGCGGACACCGAGGAGCACCAGGACATGCTCCCGGCGTTCGAGCTGGCGAAGAAGACACTGAGC
This DNA window, taken from Streptomyces sp. NBC_00663, encodes the following:
- a CDS encoding alpha/beta fold hydrolase, which codes for MGSAAAHSYGGVPATWVAAEADQVVELVYIGAFALQQGTSMMEWMGGDFPPAWIHSPDGLAVKAGDAEESIFSGVDPDVTAEAVKRLNWQGLRAFTEDLGAAPDGLPKTYIVATQDPSLPPAVQEQWAARATRTVRVASGHSTHLSHTDEVAPVLAEAASRARHDS
- a CDS encoding nucleotidyltransferase domain-containing protein, whose product is MTVPNVLLSGIVGSTAYGLAHADSDVDRLGVFAAPTEALHGLHRPKESHVTTHPDSTFHEAAKWCRLALGGNPTAMELAWLPPELYEVRTPLGDELIGLRTAFLSAQRVRDAYLGYATQQFRRLENREPDARTAKHARHLKRLCHQGLELYTTGNLTIRLENPQEYVEFGNRVAADPAAARPLLAHYEAAFAETRPALPEQPDETAVEAWLRRVRGHFYAAAGV
- a CDS encoding LamG-like jellyroll fold domain-containing protein, with amino-acid sequence MPFPDRAARRRAPAAVALTLGAGLLAAPAVPAQAAGTPQPTARYTFDQDDLASGRITDSSGNGLTATLVNGSTARSVDGTGGGKALALPGGAPTSDGAYVRLPRDVVGDAGDLTVSARVKWSGEKSSWQRIFDLGTDTTKYLFSTPYNGDGLFQTSVTTGGGGAETQVRGYAMLPADAWRTVTVTLDTAAGRLTTYLDGVAVSSSATGIKAKELLDGSATAAGYIGKSFWPDPLLKGAIDDFTVWHSALNADQVAGLVDAVPTVGELTQTSFDVRTTTGTAPSLPTAVRSAFSDGYDRDTPIAWDAVPAEKYARPGTFTVAGRAAGRTVEATVTVVREGALTVDLGSDTGAFHGGASGTLYGVYGPDVPTNNLMEGMGLRTVSTKAQDGPQHPGADALEVVKPLADSTDGDVYIYMTDIHRGFPYEWPGDTPAEKLKLYEEKLAKQVDQVLQLPKEYQDNIVFVPFNEPEGNMFGTGQWSYDKVSWLNNPDAYFAAWDSAYKLIKDRTPGARIAGPNTSVLYDQVKGFLTHTLAAGTLPDVITWHELSHPEAVRASVAKYRSWEKDLFKGTTREGTQLPVNINEYAFNYHTSVPGQMVQWVSAIEESKVDADIAYWNIDGNLSDSAVQSNRGNGQWWLLNSYASMTGHTVAVTPPFPGENYTMQGVATLDSKKKQARLIFGGSTGKGHITFDDVPKKVFGSQVHAWVREIEWSGQVGDNSGPKLLTETNLKVGDDGKVVVDFGDGTLPTLKESSAYEIVLSPAGKAKATQTAPVRWQGSYEAEDAAHTGSGYSKNGPEGSPRDVSKFYTSGGYDVGGLRTGSDVTLDFTVDVPEDGTYDLGVFANSLNTYDKVKEQGPTNVFLRVDGKADGEQELQLPLGYKWVVWDHTDTQVHLTKGKHTLTLAAKSLDGKRVTQGDAIVDRLTLTLPESSADTQVYEGELAWLSGGARPVYDLPKRAATGSGAARLGKGQTATFWVYSPADREATLDVDTLGGTGARLAVNGHDVLHLAKGRSSVAVSLAGGLNKVTLTGSSSPVLVDRLSVTPTEGALPVRTYEAQDAVLTGSATLTPLSLATDGTAITGIGGAPGNANTAQFTVTADRAGLYALRVRYSNPEQSEATHYNPDPLARHADITVNGGETRRVGFPHSFHQNNFWELTVPVQLKKGENTVTFRSEELPNFDGTTYASDTFPGVLLRSRYAPLIDRITVAPYAREVR
- a CDS encoding lipoprotein, which produces MSVLAGCSGAAEKDAGPSASPSVSAAGEAESGGRVGAAGSACLLPVGFDLAAEWKADAIDGSAADAEADGSGAADADEDMASLLRQGPVSLVCEVDAKPAGHLGFLRVFTGESGKGGDAQAVLKAFVTAQDGAKKARYSTFEAGGLSGVSVDYLATSELLDETKQESAFAVITPDGPVVVHLGGADTEEHQDMLPAFELAKKTLSIV